Proteins encoded by one window of Flagellimonas lutaonensis:
- the murQ gene encoding N-acetylmuramic acid 6-phosphate etherase encodes MADYKKITEQPSLYNDLEKMSTAEILRNINEEDKKVAFAVEKVIPQITKLVDATVERFQKGGRLFYIGAGTSGRLGILDASEIPPTYGMPHDRVIGLIAGGDVAIRKAVEFAEDDTKQAWKDLQEYAINKNDVLVGIAASGTTPYVLGGLEDAKKHGILTAGITNNPGSPLAKLVDIAIEIEVGPEFVTGSTRMKSGTSQKLALNMISSALMIKIGRVKGNKMVDMQLSNNKLVDRGTRYLVEALGMDYEEAGKALEKYGSVREALKALQN; translated from the coding sequence ATGGCCGACTATAAGAAGATTACCGAGCAGCCGTCGTTGTACAATGACCTGGAAAAAATGTCGACCGCTGAAATATTGCGGAATATCAACGAGGAAGATAAAAAGGTGGCCTTTGCGGTAGAAAAGGTGATTCCGCAAATCACGAAACTTGTCGATGCCACCGTGGAACGTTTTCAAAAAGGAGGCCGACTGTTCTATATCGGTGCGGGCACGAGCGGACGACTTGGCATTTTAGATGCCTCAGAGATTCCGCCCACCTATGGTATGCCACACGATAGGGTCATCGGTTTGATAGCGGGTGGCGACGTAGCCATTCGAAAAGCGGTTGAGTTTGCAGAGGACGATACCAAACAAGCTTGGAAAGATTTGCAGGAATATGCCATCAACAAAAACGATGTGCTGGTGGGCATTGCCGCTTCGGGTACCACCCCCTATGTCTTGGGTGGTCTTGAAGATGCCAAAAAACATGGAATTTTGACCGCTGGCATCACCAACAATCCGGGGTCGCCGTTGGCCAAATTGGTCGATATCGCCATTGAAATAGAGGTGGGGCCTGAGTTTGTTACGGGCAGCACCCGCATGAAGAGCGGTACAAGCCAAAAATTGGCCCTCAATATGATCTCCAGCGCCCTGATGATCAAAATCGGTCGGGTAAAGGGCAACAAAATGGTCGATATGCAACTGAGCAACAACAAATTGGTAGATCGGGGTACCCGCTATTTGGTAGAAGCCCTGGGGATGGATTATGAAGAAGCGGGAAAAGCACTTGAAAAATACGGGTCGGTACGGGAGGCCCTGAAAGCCCTTCAAAATTAA
- a CDS encoding DeoR/GlpR family DNA-binding transcription regulator has product MLKEERQRTILNEVELHNRVLLTDIAEKLDVSIDTVRRDVKELDADNKLRKVHGGAVSLGFANYSPARNNVYALEQKMAIAEKAVKLLKDNSVILIDGGTTCLELARILPPKLNLTCFTLSLPVAMELLNKPNVETIFIGGVLSKDSQIAIGANAVHNLSQIKADYSFIGTGYVDAQFGLTEFDWDIVQTKKAVIQASKKTVLLCISEKLNSQHRFKTCELNDIDVMVTELDPDHPLLDNFRNQEIRLL; this is encoded by the coding sequence ATGCTTAAAGAAGAGCGCCAAAGAACCATTTTGAACGAAGTTGAACTGCACAATCGTGTCTTGCTGACCGACATTGCCGAGAAGCTGGATGTATCCATTGATACGGTGCGGCGCGATGTAAAAGAGCTCGATGCCGACAACAAGCTTAGAAAGGTACATGGAGGGGCTGTTTCACTTGGATTTGCAAACTATAGCCCCGCACGAAACAATGTCTATGCACTTGAACAAAAAATGGCCATTGCCGAAAAGGCCGTTAAACTACTGAAAGATAACAGCGTAATATTGATAGACGGGGGTACAACTTGTTTGGAGTTGGCGAGAATTTTACCCCCAAAACTGAATTTGACCTGTTTTACACTGAGCTTGCCCGTGGCCATGGAGCTACTGAACAAACCCAATGTGGAGACCATTTTCATTGGAGGTGTGTTGTCAAAAGATTCACAGATTGCCATTGGGGCCAATGCTGTGCACAACCTGTCACAGATCAAGGCAGATTACAGCTTTATAGGAACCGGTTATGTCGATGCCCAATTCGGATTGACAGAATTTGACTGGGATATCGTGCAGACCAAAAAAGCGGTTATACAGGCCTCCAAGAAAACCGTTTTGCTCTGCATTTCTGAAAAACTGAATTCGCAGCACCGTTTCAAGACCTGCGAACTGAACGACATTGATGTGATGGTCACCGAACTGGACCCAGACCACCCTTTATTGGACAATTTTAGAAACCAAGAAATACGTTTGCTGTAA
- the nagB gene encoding glucosamine-6-phosphate deaminase, translating to MLETKKRDISYQPAGQFEETRFEKIHNVIFESSDEASLQVAEEIANLIRDKQSKGETCVLGLATGSSPIRVYEELVRMHREEGLSFKNVITFNLDEYLPMEKDNRQSYHHFMHEHLFNHVDIDPENINIPDGMVPPEKTKEYCLSYEKKIKDAGGIDFQLLGIGRTGHIGFNEPGSHYNSGTRVITLDHITRVDAGPAFLGIDNVPRKAITMGIATVRSARRIVLLAWGQNKADIIKKTIEGEISSEVPATYLQEHDNCTFVLDEAAGSELTRNKTPWLVDESLEWTEPLTAKAVVWLCSKTDKSILRLTDKDYNDNGMSGLLTQEDSYDLNIRMFNRLQHTITGWPGGKPNADDTKRPERAEPAKKRVIIFSPHPDDDVISMGGTFDRLVQQGHEVHVAYQTSGNIAVSDKDALRYAEIANTIAPSKEAQAIIDAIKAKKDSSIDPIEVRKLKGYIRRGESYAATRYLGLDDRYVHFLDLPFYETGTIKKKSLSEEDYQIMVDIIKKVKPHQIYAAGDLADPHGTHKVCLDAVLEAVKRLKKEPFMNDCWLWLYRGAWHEWDIDQIEMAVPMSPDQVLRKRNAIFCHQSQKDGVMFQGNDSREFWMRAEERNKETAEWYNKLGLADYAAMEAFVRYHF from the coding sequence ATGCTAGAAACCAAAAAAAGAGACATTTCGTACCAACCTGCCGGCCAGTTCGAAGAGACCCGTTTCGAAAAAATCCACAATGTAATTTTTGAAAGTTCCGACGAGGCCTCCCTTCAGGTGGCTGAAGAAATAGCCAATTTGATTAGGGACAAACAATCAAAAGGAGAGACCTGTGTACTTGGCCTTGCTACGGGCTCATCCCCTATTAGGGTGTACGAAGAGTTGGTGCGTATGCACCGTGAAGAAGGGCTGAGTTTTAAAAATGTCATCACCTTCAATCTTGACGAATACCTGCCAATGGAAAAGGATAACCGGCAGAGCTACCATCACTTTATGCACGAACATTTGTTCAACCATGTAGATATCGATCCAGAAAATATCAACATTCCCGATGGAATGGTGCCCCCTGAAAAAACCAAGGAGTACTGCCTGTCTTATGAGAAAAAAATTAAAGATGCCGGCGGAATCGATTTTCAACTCTTGGGTATCGGCAGAACGGGCCACATCGGGTTCAACGAACCGGGTTCCCACTACAATTCGGGCACGCGCGTCATTACGCTCGACCATATAACCCGTGTCGATGCGGGTCCAGCTTTTTTGGGCATCGACAATGTACCGCGCAAGGCCATTACCATGGGCATCGCTACCGTTAGAAGCGCCAGAAGAATTGTGTTGCTCGCGTGGGGGCAGAACAAGGCCGACATCATCAAAAAAACCATTGAAGGCGAAATCTCTTCAGAAGTGCCCGCCACTTACTTACAAGAACATGATAACTGTACCTTTGTATTGGACGAGGCCGCGGGCAGCGAGTTAACCCGTAACAAAACACCTTGGTTGGTCGATGAATCATTAGAGTGGACCGAGCCCCTGACCGCAAAGGCCGTGGTATGGCTCTGCAGCAAAACCGACAAATCCATCCTTCGCCTTACCGACAAAGATTACAACGACAACGGCATGTCGGGACTGTTGACACAAGAAGACTCGTACGACCTGAACATTCGCATGTTCAACCGGCTGCAACACACCATCACGGGCTGGCCCGGGGGCAAGCCCAATGCAGATGACACCAAACGGCCCGAGCGTGCCGAACCTGCCAAAAAACGGGTCATTATCTTTAGTCCGCACCCCGATGACGATGTCATTTCGATGGGGGGCACCTTCGACAGGCTCGTTCAACAAGGGCATGAGGTGCATGTGGCCTATCAGACCTCTGGAAACATTGCAGTTTCTGACAAAGATGCGCTTCGGTATGCCGAAATAGCCAATACCATTGCCCCCTCGAAAGAGGCACAGGCCATTATCGATGCGATCAAGGCGAAAAAAGATAGTAGCATCGATCCCATAGAGGTCAGAAAACTGAAAGGTTATATCAGAAGGGGCGAATCGTACGCCGCTACGAGATACCTGGGCCTTGACGACCGGTACGTTCATTTTTTAGACCTGCCCTTCTATGAAACGGGCACCATCAAGAAAAAAAGTCTTTCTGAGGAAGACTACCAAATTATGGTCGACATCATTAAAAAGGTGAAGCCCCATCAAATCTATGCGGCAGGCGACCTGGCCGACCCACACGGCACCCACAAGGTCTGTCTTGATGCGGTATTGGAAGCGGTAAAACGACTCAAAAAAGAACCATTTATGAACGACTGCTGGCTATGGCTCTACCGCGGTGCATGGCATGAGTGGGACATTGACCAGATTGAAATGGCCGTCCCCATGAGTCCTGATCAGGTGCTCAGAAAACGGAATGCCATTTTCTGCCACCAGTCACAAAAAGACGGGGTCATGTTCCAAGGCAACGATTCGCGTGAGTTTTGGATGCGTGCCGAGGAACGCAACAAAGAAACCGCTGAATGGTACAATAAATTGGGCTTGGCCGATTATGCCGCCATGGAAGCATTCGTCCGTTACCATTTTTAG
- a CDS encoding glycoside hydrolase family 10 protein, producing MGRKFLLLLILALGSCAGLKYEKYPEQEFRGVWVATVVNIDWPKSGNDSVKKQKEDFLRILDFYDSLNFNTLIVQVRTAGDAFYLSEMAPWSRFLTGAEGVPKEGFEDPLQWMLDKTHERGMQFHAWFNPYRATFDLDTTILAETHDFYRHRDWMLKYGKKYYYNPGIPEVWKHLTKVVEEVVDKYDIDGVHFDDYFYPYKIKGEIFNDSLAYAENALPHQNLEDWRRANVDSLVQNIHQVIEGKKPWVRFGVSPFGVWKNQSTDPEGSETQAGQTTYEDLYADPLLWMQKGWLDYIVPQAYWSMHYPAASHEKIAQWWAQNSENTNLYMGNGPYKIRNNPDKAWKRKRELPKQLALARNIPQIKGNVFFSAKSLLNRHEDVVNKLRRNFYKRPAAVPPMANNAKKNIPKPAIASKKRLDKETELCVSHFDSVPRFVSLYTMNGSGEPDELLAKGYIPANESESCLRATFGRRQLKKGVGIMVEDAYGNRSDLQRATFDD from the coding sequence ATGGGGAGAAAATTTTTATTGCTCTTAATATTGGCTCTTGGTTCCTGTGCCGGTCTGAAATACGAAAAATATCCAGAACAAGAATTTAGGGGCGTATGGGTGGCCACCGTGGTCAATATCGATTGGCCCAAAAGCGGAAATGATTCCGTAAAAAAGCAGAAAGAAGATTTTCTTCGGATTCTCGACTTCTACGATAGCCTTAATTTCAACACGCTGATCGTACAGGTCAGAACTGCCGGTGATGCCTTCTACCTGTCTGAGATGGCCCCATGGTCTCGTTTTTTGACAGGCGCCGAAGGTGTGCCCAAAGAGGGGTTTGAAGATCCCTTGCAATGGATGCTCGATAAGACCCATGAACGGGGTATGCAATTTCACGCCTGGTTCAACCCCTATCGGGCAACCTTTGACCTCGATACCACTATTTTGGCCGAAACCCATGATTTTTACCGGCACCGCGATTGGATGTTGAAATATGGCAAGAAGTACTACTATAACCCCGGCATCCCCGAGGTATGGAAGCATCTGACCAAAGTGGTAGAAGAAGTGGTCGACAAGTATGATATTGACGGGGTACATTTCGATGATTATTTCTATCCCTATAAAATTAAGGGTGAGATTTTTAATGATTCCCTGGCCTATGCTGAGAATGCTTTGCCACACCAAAATTTGGAGGATTGGCGCCGTGCCAATGTCGATTCGTTGGTGCAAAACATCCACCAGGTGATCGAGGGCAAAAAACCATGGGTGCGCTTTGGGGTGAGTCCGTTCGGGGTATGGAAAAACCAATCGACCGACCCTGAGGGTTCTGAAACCCAAGCTGGCCAGACCACTTACGAAGATCTGTATGCCGACCCCCTGCTTTGGATGCAAAAGGGCTGGCTCGACTATATCGTGCCACAGGCTTATTGGAGCATGCACTACCCAGCCGCCTCGCATGAAAAGATTGCGCAATGGTGGGCACAGAACAGTGAGAACACCAATTTGTACATGGGCAACGGCCCATACAAGATCAGGAACAATCCCGACAAGGCGTGGAAACGGAAAAGGGAATTGCCGAAACAATTGGCCTTGGCCCGAAACATACCACAGATCAAGGGCAATGTATTTTTTAGTGCAAAATCATTGCTTAACCGGCATGAGGATGTGGTGAACAAACTCCGAAGAAATTTTTACAAAAGGCCCGCAGCTGTGCCACCAATGGCCAACAATGCGAAAAAAAACATCCCAAAACCTGCCATTGCCTCCAAAAAACGCCTGGACAAAGAGACAGAACTCTGTGTTTCCCATTTTGATTCTGTTCCCCGTTTTGTGTCACTCTATACCATGAATGGAAGTGGTGAGCCCGATGAACTGTTGGCAAAAGGATACATTCCCGCCAACGAATCAGAAAGCTGCCTTCGGGCCACGTTTGGTAGAAGGCAGTTAAAAAAGGGTGTTGGCATCATGGTAGAGGACGCATACGGCAATCGAAGTGATTTGCAAAGGGCGACATTTGATGATTAA
- a CDS encoding MFS transporter has protein sequence MKGIQKDKRAWAWVPLLYFTQGLPYVVVVTVSVIMYKKLGISNADIGLYTSWLYLPWVLKPLWSPFVDLKSTKRNWFLAMQLLISIALLGVGLTLPTNLFFVTTLACFWMAAFASATNDIASDGYYMIGLTEKKQSFFVGIRSTFYRLAMVTGEGLIVILAGFLENHYGDNTKAWSVTMTATAFLMLGLTISNFFAAPKYESSANIVLDKPKGFLEVFVSFFKKPNIGIALAFILTYRLGESQLVKMAAPFLLDPVEKGGLGYSTEQLGTIFGTVGVIMLSVGGILGGILISRDGLKKWMLPMILSLNVPNILYAILALTKTTNIVAVTTTVVFEKFGYGFGFAAFLMYLIYIAEGKSKTSHYAIATGFMALGMMLPGMLSGFMQEWLGYGGFFIWVVIAALPALLLLPFLKYPADYGKKGVSDA, from the coding sequence ATGAAAGGAATCCAAAAAGATAAACGGGCATGGGCCTGGGTACCCCTTTTATATTTTACACAGGGCCTACCCTATGTTGTTGTGGTGACCGTTTCGGTAATCATGTACAAAAAACTGGGCATCAGCAATGCCGATATCGGCCTGTACACCAGTTGGCTCTATTTGCCCTGGGTATTGAAACCACTGTGGAGTCCGTTTGTGGACCTAAAAAGCACCAAACGCAATTGGTTTTTGGCCATGCAATTGCTCATTTCCATTGCCCTTTTGGGGGTGGGGCTGACCCTACCGACCAACCTCTTTTTTGTGACTACCTTAGCCTGTTTTTGGATGGCCGCTTTTGCTTCTGCCACCAATGATATTGCCTCTGACGGCTACTATATGATAGGCCTAACAGAAAAAAAACAATCGTTTTTTGTGGGCATTCGCAGCACTTTTTACCGACTGGCCATGGTAACGGGTGAGGGCCTTATCGTAATTCTGGCGGGCTTTTTAGAGAACCATTATGGAGATAACACCAAAGCTTGGAGCGTGACCATGACAGCCACGGCATTTTTGATGCTGGGGTTGACCATTTCCAACTTTTTTGCCGCTCCGAAATACGAATCATCGGCCAACATTGTGCTCGACAAACCAAAAGGGTTTTTAGAGGTGTTTGTGTCCTTTTTCAAAAAACCCAACATCGGTATTGCCCTGGCATTTATCCTCACCTATCGGTTGGGTGAATCACAGTTGGTGAAAATGGCGGCGCCTTTTTTGCTGGATCCCGTTGAAAAAGGCGGACTCGGTTATTCTACCGAGCAACTGGGCACCATTTTCGGCACCGTGGGGGTCATCATGCTTTCGGTCGGTGGAATTTTAGGTGGCATTCTCATCTCGCGCGACGGACTCAAAAAATGGATGTTGCCCATGATACTTTCCCTGAACGTACCGAACATCCTATATGCCATTTTGGCCCTTACCAAGACCACCAACATAGTGGCCGTAACAACCACTGTGGTGTTCGAAAAATTTGGGTATGGCTTTGGCTTCGCTGCCTTTCTCATGTACCTCATCTACATTGCAGAGGGCAAATCAAAGACTTCACATTATGCGATCGCCACCGGTTTTATGGCATTGGGCATGATGCTGCCCGGCATGTTGAGCGGTTTTATGCAAGAATGGCTGGGTTATGGTGGATTCTTTATTTGGGTGGTCATAGCGGCACTTCCTGCCCTATTGCTGCTGCCCTTTTTAAAATATCCTGCCGATTATGGCAAAAAAGGTGTTTCCGATGCGTAA
- a CDS encoding glycoside hydrolase family 3 protein: MRNPLPYSEAVKALTLEEKVGQLFMPAAFINDTEEEVRKLEKLIAEHHIGSICFFHSRASAATNFEGKKEVVHNENSYGRLKTLIARYQQAAQHPLLVAIDAEWGLAMRIENTPQYPYAITLGAMQGGSDLVFEVGKQIALDCRKAGIHWNLAPVVDINLNPENPVIGYRSFGSDKYQVTQYAKSFMEGMASAGILNSIKHFPGHGDTAVDSHLGLPKIDKSKLVLHENELFPFNELIKEGVDSVMVGHLAVPALSNGKEASASVSEAIITGFLRKELGWSGPVISDALNMHAVSKSYTEKGLLEYEAFMAGNDVLCFADHVTEGIGQIIEKGNPEQIEASFERLWKLKEKAFAKNVIEGDLQQDEKLMQKLAKESLTLLKGTSHTLEKFRTEGFGLVEIGKTDNLFSEQLLAQQKNTTNVVLALFPRQVKPKNNFGFSDSELQTISNVLAQKNTALYLFGNPFVLNLLDWQQAKAVVVAYQDFKVFQENALQHFLGNLEAKGQLPVTIK, encoded by the coding sequence ATGCGTAACCCACTCCCCTATTCGGAAGCGGTAAAGGCACTAACCCTTGAGGAAAAAGTAGGGCAATTGTTCATGCCCGCCGCCTTTATCAATGACACAGAGGAAGAAGTACGAAAACTGGAAAAACTGATTGCAGAGCACCATATCGGAAGCATCTGCTTTTTTCACAGTCGTGCCAGTGCCGCCACGAATTTCGAGGGAAAGAAAGAGGTGGTGCACAACGAAAACAGCTATGGCCGCCTAAAAACCCTGATTGCCCGTTACCAACAAGCGGCCCAACATCCGCTGTTGGTGGCCATTGATGCAGAATGGGGCTTGGCCATGCGTATTGAAAACACCCCGCAATACCCTTACGCCATTACCTTGGGGGCCATGCAGGGCGGTTCAGATTTGGTGTTCGAGGTGGGCAAGCAGATAGCCCTCGACTGCCGCAAAGCGGGCATCCATTGGAATTTGGCCCCCGTTGTCGATATCAATTTGAATCCCGAAAATCCAGTCATTGGCTATCGCTCTTTTGGAAGCGACAAGTACCAAGTGACGCAATATGCAAAATCTTTTATGGAAGGAATGGCGAGTGCCGGCATCCTCAACTCGATCAAACACTTTCCCGGGCATGGCGATACCGCCGTGGACTCCCATCTGGGGCTTCCGAAAATAGACAAAAGTAAATTGGTACTGCATGAAAACGAACTGTTCCCTTTCAACGAACTGATCAAAGAAGGGGTAGATTCGGTGATGGTCGGGCATTTGGCAGTACCCGCCCTTAGCAACGGCAAGGAAGCATCCGCCTCTGTATCCGAAGCAATTATTACTGGATTTTTGAGAAAGGAATTGGGCTGGAGCGGACCGGTCATCTCCGATGCGCTCAATATGCATGCGGTCTCCAAAAGCTATACCGAAAAGGGTTTGTTGGAATACGAGGCTTTTATGGCCGGAAACGACGTACTCTGCTTTGCAGACCACGTTACAGAGGGCATTGGACAGATTATTGAAAAAGGCAACCCTGAGCAAATTGAAGCAAGCTTCGAACGCCTTTGGAAACTCAAGGAAAAAGCTTTCGCGAAAAATGTGATCGAAGGCGATTTGCAGCAAGACGAAAAATTGATGCAAAAACTCGCCAAAGAAAGCCTTACACTGTTGAAAGGAACATCCCATACCTTGGAAAAATTCAGAACCGAGGGTTTTGGTTTGGTTGAAATAGGCAAAACGGACAACCTTTTTTCAGAACAACTTTTGGCGCAACAAAAGAACACTACAAATGTCGTTTTGGCGCTTTTTCCCCGACAGGTGAAACCAAAAAACAATTTTGGTTTTTCAGATTCTGAGTTACAGACAATTTCCAATGTCCTAGCACAGAAAAACACCGCACTCTATCTTTTTGGCAATCCGTTTGTCTTGAACTTGCTCGACTGGCAGCAAGCAAAAGCGGTGGTTGTTGCCTACCAAGATTTTAAGGTGTTTCAAGAGAACGCCCTACAACATTTCTTGGGCAACCTAGAAGCCAAAGGACAACTTCCGGTAACCATAAAGTAA